The Erigeron canadensis isolate Cc75 chromosome 1, C_canadensis_v1, whole genome shotgun sequence genome segment AGATAAGGCATAGCAATGCTACTTTAGCCGAGTCAGCTTCCTTTGTCGAAAACTCTGACTTTTCCTGAAAATACACCAAACAAAATGAATAAATCAGTGCACTCACCTTTCTGTCaaagataaattgtttatgCATGATTTACACATATGTTTAAACTCCGCCTGATAGCTTGTCGTATCAGTAATTCTTAAGAGCCTGCTGGATTAAAAAATGACCATGTATGTTTGTAACTGGATTGCTCTTGACAATGCCATAAATAAGCACATAGACCATACATATATGACAAAAAAAACTCTCAGAGAAATCTGAATATTTGTTATAAGTTGAAGTCAAGTGCCGACCTGCTCGAGCACAAGTGCGGCCTGAGATGTTTTCAATTGTTCTTGCAGAGACAGAACTGTTTGGAGGAGGCATTGCCTCTTTGGGTCCATATTGATTCGACCACCAGAGAGCATCTCTTTAAATGCTTGAACAAATTCCTCAGCTGGTACACCACCATGCTCAAAGCCTTTAATTGTATGTTTCTGTCAAAAAACAACTTTGTTTAATTCCATGTTGCAAACTGTTCCCCCCCTAAGATACTATTGGCGCTACCATAGTTATGTGACTTCAAAATGCTTTAGGTTGCAAATATTACCAATTCAGATGAACAGGCTCTGATACTGTACTAATCAAAACTTTATTATCAGGGGTACTAATCAAAACTAATATCATGCAGCACAAAACAAGATATATTCATACGCTAGCTAATTATATACTATTACTTATCCCATCAAACTCCGAACACTTTGTGTACAAGTGTTAAGATCATCAAGTAAGACTAACTACTTATTGAGCAGCTTGGCTGGTCATATATTACGTAACAAGATTTATTCTTTAATCATCAGTAGAAGAAATGAAATCTTAATTTTGGAAGGAGGTTGTATAACACATAGTAACTCAACAAACCTGATTTTTAGATGCTACTCTTTGAGACTCGACTCGATGCTCAACATGCATACTATCTCCGGGCCTCACATAAGTAGGATAGTCTTTGCCAACTGAGAAAGTTTGAAAGGGAAAAACATGTGAAGACATAATAGTTTCGGTCTTCCCTGGGAAAGTTTCAACATTGATACTATACAATGCTTGCCCTGCCAAAGGTCTAACATCCTCGGAAATTCTACCATACTTCAACTTCTCTCCACTTTGGCTTTGCCAGGCCACTATTTCTCCTTGGTAGTATGGACTTTGAGGATAAATCTGCTTTTTCTTGGCATCTCTGAGAAGTATATCCCTGCCAAGAAAACCAGAACCATAACCGACACCATCCATCACTCTTTCATCAGAGGAAAGTTTAAGAATATCAAGAAGTACAGTATCAGAGCCTCGTGGACAGAGAAATAGTGAACCAATGGGAAGTGGTACTGGGGAACCTAAAACCTGGCTCACAACAAGTGCAACAAGATCAGGAACTGACACATAACTTGGTGGTTTAGCAATTAGTATACAAGTCTTTGAACGGTCAACATAGTAGAATGCTTGTTGACTGCGCCCTGTTTTCCATTCCGGGATAAGGGACTCCTTCGATGCAAGAGTGATGTCCAGAGGCTCTGGAAGAAGCCAATATCGGATGTTGATGCAGCGCACAAACTTTAATCTTTGTGCAACAGATTCAAGTGATCTTTGTAGTGCCAGAAAATCGGGAGTTTTAAACCCACTAGTACTGATGGGGATACTTTTGAGAACACTTGATACAGCAACCTGAAATGACCTATTCAACAACTTCATTTTGACAGCAGCCAATGAAGTGGACCCGATAACATCAAGAGTCTGAAGGTGTTCAGCCTGATCAAGCTCCTGAATTATAAATGATGACATGAGACCATATTGTCTAAACCTCaagtataaaaaagaaaatagaaatggtgacctcaaagtataaaaaagaaaaagaaagcttTTAACATCCTATGTTTGTAACTTTCTACATTTTCACTTTTTAGAAGGTATTGGGTCACATGATATTCCAGTGTTTAAACTAACTGAAAGTGAGAGTTAAAAGGTCTTGAAAAAAAGAAGTTTCATAGGTCTGGTACctccacaacaacatcagaaagCTTTCGTATACCAAATGCCAAACACAATCTCTCTGAAACGGAATGGTGAACAAACCTCAGTTTTGATGATTCAATAAACTTCACATACCGAGAGCCATAGGGGTCAACATATACACATGTATCATGATAAACGAGTCTGCAACCAGTGTCAGGGACAACCAACTTCAGTTCCCGGTTGCATTTCTCTGATATCTGCTGTTTTGTGTTTTCATTACAAAGAAAATGTAGCAGTTCAATCACTGCATGGAGTTCATTTGGATTAAGACGATAATCATGACCAGCCTTTTGAAGACTTGAAAGAATATTCATTGCAGAAGAAATCAATAGCATGTCCTCAACCCCGAGCTTTtccaaaatcttcaaaaatgGCAGGTAGCATGAAGGAAGTTTAGACGCAAGTGGAGACAGATTCATTGTTAAATGGACAAAAAGAGAGCTGCAAGTAACTAAGTGTTTCCCATTATCTGCTGCAATGAATGCCACTTGCTGCAACTCAAAAATATCTGCCATGAAGGAAAATCAGGCATATGCAtgcaaaaaataacaaaattcttTCACTTTAATAAGTTCCCTACAAACTTCATCTATCTAAGTGTTAGGAACTAGTAAAAAAACGTCACACTCATAATTGTATAAAAGACGACAAGGTGGATACTGTAAACGAATACACACGTAAAAGCTTGGAGTAAGGAAAAACTACATTTACACGCTCAATTTGCTAAAAATAATAGAAAGAAATTACCCGAAGAAGATAGTGTGCCCCAAATTGTGTCCAGATACTTCAGTATCTCAAAAGAAGCTTCCTCAATAGTGAGTAAACTTGATTTGGTATGCTTGCCCTCAGCCTGTTATAATCAATAGCCAACTTAACACATTGAGCACCCTTAGATATGATATTCTGAACAGATAGAGAAACACATTATAGTACCTTCAAATGCTTTAACACTTTAGTAAAAGGAGGGGGGCTCGTAAGCTGAAGAGCTCCCCAAGAGTACTCTGGTGGAACCAAGCTTTCTGTGGTAAGGATGGGAGCGATGGTCCATGCAAGGGgccaatctttcaacaaaacgGCTTCACTGTATGAACAAAGCACTCTTTTAACCCCTTTCTTTCCGCTTTCAAAAGGGAACCCGAATTCTGCAGGGATGCATGCAATCTTGCCAAATATGCTGCAGAAGTTGTGGCTATACAGAAAGTCAAACCTTTCAAATACCACATTGACAAGAGTTTCAGCCAAGGACCAAACTTGTGCAGAAACTTGGGTTGTAGTTTCAGAAAAGTCTCGATTGTCGCTCTCTACAAGCCTTGCATCATGCTTCATACTCTCAGCTCCAAGAAACTCTACTCTTCTGGCACATTCAAGCACAATATCAGCATCACTCGTGTTTTGAAGCCCAGTTTTCCTCAGAATGTTGAGCCATCCTCCATCTGAAACAAACTTTTCTCCAGGAAACTTGTGACCCTCACCAGAGAAAACTGATGTTAACAGTTCATCAGCAGGATCATACAAGTGTTTGGGTTTATGTAGGTCTCCGTCAGCACCCGTTACAAACTTGATATCCTTTAGCGCTTCAACAACCGAAGAATCTTGTTGGAGATCCTGCCAGTTGGCATAAAGATATTGCAACATTTCCACCTGTTCCGACAGAGGCTTCTCTTCAAACGTGACCCATATTTGTTTCTCTTTCAACTTTAGGGATGCATTTGAATTAGTATCTTGTATTCCACTAACAGTTTCACAAATAGGTAAAAGTTGGTGATCTTCTCTTTCATCGAAGGAAAGTCTGAGAATATCAATAACTGCAGTTTCAGAATCTTGTGGACAGAGGAATAGTGAACCAGTGGGAAGTGGGACTGGAGAACCCAAAACCTGGCTCACAACAAGTACAACAAGATCAAGAGCTGACACGTAACTAGGTGGTTCAGAAGTAAGCATACAAGACTTTGAACGGTCAACATAGTATAGGGCACAATGACTAGATCTACTTCCCCTTTCTGAAATCAGTATTTTCTTAGAAGGACAGGTGATATCTAGCGACTTTGGAAGCAGCCAAAACCGCGTGCATATGCACTGTACGAATTGCAATCTTTGGGCAACAGATTCAAGTGATCTTTGTACTGACTGAAAATCGGGAGGGTTAGAGCCACTGGTACTGCTGAAGACACAGTTGAAAACACTAGATACAGCAACCTGAAATGACCTATTTAACAACTTCAGTCTGATGGCAACCAATGCAATCGACCAAATACCATCAAGAGTCTGAAAGTGTGCAGCATAATCGAGCTCCTGAAAAAAAATTGACAGTATGAGAAACCATATCGTAGAACCTAATTGTAGCAAAAAGGTGATAGAACTTGATTAAGAACATCAGCTGGAACAGAAAATGCGCTGATTCATTATGGTATGGCATATATGTCTCTTTCTATATATTAACTTTTGGGCAGACATTAGAACACAAAAGTATTCCAGTGTTTCAAATTGGATTATTTTCAGAGCTTATCATTAACTGATAGGGGGTTGCTTGTTATGCATTACGGTGCTTATAAATAGTACGATTAATCAAAAATAACAAACAATATTCTTTGGTGTGTAAAAGCAGAAGCTGCGGAAAATATGGAGAGGGTCTGCAACTATCATCAGAAAATATGTAGAGTATCATTTGTTTAGGTGTAGTACctccacaacaacatcagaaagCTTTCTGAAATATCACAGTGAACAAATCTCATTTTCAAAGTATCAATATGTTTCACATACCAAGAACCATAGGCATCAATATATACACATGAATGTGGGTGAGCAAGTCTGCAACTATCATCAGGAACAACCAACGATGACTTATAATCAGATCTATCTGGATTCTGACGGTTTGTTATTTCATTACAGAGAAAATGTAGAATTTCTATCACTGCCCGAAGTTCATTTGGACCAAGACAATGATAATGACAAGAGTTTTGAAGAATTGAAAGAAGCATCATTGCAGAAGAAATAGATAGAGTTTCATAAAGTCCGAGTTCTTTAAGAATCCTCACAAATGGCAGGTAGCGTAAAGGAAGTTCAAATGCAAGTGGTCTAATATCTACCTTCAAATGGTAAAAAAGAGAGCTGCAATTCATAAATTGTGTCGTATTGCACACCAGAATAAATGATACATCCTGCAACTTCAATATATCTGACAAACAGAAAGAAAGTGTTAGTCTTTCCTATCTCACAACAATAAGAGTGTGTTCATTTACATTTTCATCCCGAGAAATCCAAAACAGGTGAATGCAGAGTGTAACAAGAATtctatttttcaatattttatgcAAATGTCAATACTCGGGCTTAGTATATCATTAGTATAAGTCCATGACATTCAGATCTTCAGCTGACAACTCATGATTCATAGTTGGTCTGTAAAGGTCAAAATCATTGTAATTAAGTTATATCAGCAGACTTTTTGATCAAGTTGGCATTGTCCTTTAAACTATTTCTAACTATTAGACAATGAAGACATcagattataaatttataatagagGGTGTTGTGtgtagttatatttttttttcttttttctttaacagCTTAGTTATGTATTCTATATAATCATGTAAAACCCTCTCTTAGCCTCCTATGGAATACAATTCGATTACCAAAAAATTTTACTAACACAGGGTGCTCATGAGAGAGTTGGCAATTGCATATCCTAATTCAGTTGTGGTTACAATAGAGGCCAGACAAGGTCAAAGGATGAGATTGTAATGTATGGTACTAGGGATAGAATCTGTAACTTCAAACATGATTAAATGGTACTACAGAAATAGAAAATCAAAGAGTATAGATGTAAAGGGAACGTAAGATAAATCCGAAAAATTTTAAACACTCTAAAATTCTCGAAACTGGCATTTAGAGAAGAAGAGTGAAAGAGACAGAACATGGAGATGTAGCCTCACCAGACGCACCGGATGATTATTCTTGAAAAACCATCCAAGTCCTGTGTGGAGAGTCACTTAAATGGTGTAGTAATTTTTCTCAAGCCTAATGTGATTTGGGTGATGATTATTGAAATATGATTTTCTAGATAAGATATGCCATGGTGAGAGTAAAGAATGCTGATAAGAAATACAGTAATTCAATTGTTCTGACACCACATCCACATGAAGaggaaataaaaagaaaaaaagtaaagaaattacCCGAGGAAGATAGTGTATCCCAAATTGTGTCAAGATAACTAAGTACTTCATAACAAGCTTCCTCGCTAAAAAGATAGACTGAGTCGGAACACCAAACCTCAACCTGCAATTCTCATTAgccaattttttatattaaatcctctgtagttatttattttttgttcttaagAAAGAAAACACATTATAGTACCTTAAAATGCTTTAACACTTTAGTAAAAGGAGGGGGGCTCCTGAGTTGAAGAGCTTCCCAAGAGTACTCCGGTGGAACCAAGCTTTCTGTGGTAAGGATGGAAGCAGTGGTCCATGCAAGGGGCCAGTCTTTCAACAAAACGGCTTCACTGTATGAACAAAGCACTCTTTTAACCCCTTTCTTTCCGCTTTCAAAAGGGAATCCGAACTCTGCAGGGATGCATGCAATCTTGCAAAATATACTGCAGAAGTTGTGGCTATACAAAAATGCAAACCTTTCTAATACCGTGTTGATAAGAGTTTCAGCCAAGGACCATATTTCTGCAGAAACTTCGATTGTAGTCTTTGAAAAGTCTCGACTGTCGTTATCTACAAGCCCTGTATGCTTCATACTTTCGGCTCCAAGAAACTCTACGCTTTTGGCACATTCAAGCACAACATTAGCATCCATAGTGTTTTGAAGTCCGGTTTTCCTCAACATGTTGAGCCATTCATCTGAAATGAACCTTTCTCCGGGAAACTTATGAACATCACCAGAGAGAACTGATGTTAATAGTTCATCACAAGGATCAAACAAGTGTTTGGGTTTATGTAGGTTTCCGTCAGCACCCGTTACAAATCTGGTCTcctttaacttttcaacaaccGAAGAATCTTGTTCCGACCGAGGCTTCTCTTCAAACCCAACCCATATCTGTTTCTCGGACGCCCCAAGGGCACCAGCTCTTGGCATTACACCCTCCTTTGTGCCATAAGAGACACATTGCTCATTGAACAACTTTAGGGATGTATTTGAATCAGTAGCTTGTATTCCACTAACAGTTTCACAAATAGTTAAAGGTTGGTAATCTTCTCTTATGTCCATATCTAAAAAGGCAGTCGATTCGCACGAAGCCACAAGTTTGGAACTTACGTGATCATGATCCGAGGGTTTGTAAGCCCATAACTCTTTTGAGCAAAAACAACCCATGATTCAAAAACTTGAATCAAGAAAtggaaaactatttttttttaacgaaatTTTAATTCACaacaatttaataaataatgctGCGAGGATTAAATCAGAACAGACAATTCATATAAATAAGTAAGAGCACTACTTATGAAAAAAACTGAAACGTGTGTGAAGCGGGCTAGTGCATGAAAGGAAATAATTGATAATTATGATGACCGAGTACTGATACTGATAGGACGTCCGTCCGGCCATGCCATCAAACCTATTAAGACTTTGAGCTCTTTCTACACATATTTTCTCATCAAATGTGGACTAAAAATTGTGTTCTTCAGTCGTTTaatacaaaaaaatgaaaattataaattGTCCACATGTAACGCAATTAAATTTTTTCACATAAAAATGGgtagaagataaaaaaaattttggtttgGGCCCTTTAAGAAGATAAGTTTTTAAGACAGATCAGAATCGACCCAATTGTTAAAAGGGATAAAGCGGTTGCTTTGGGCCTTTACACTGATTCTcgaatttttattaaaaaaaaaaaaaaaaactagatagggaaaaaaataataaaaaattacatttataaaaGTCATTCtcgagtttgaaaggaaagtaaACAATCAGAACCACCACCTGCTACCAccaccggaaacctgcaaccaccccttccacgcaaccaccaccagaaacctgcaaccaccccTTCCACCCAACCACCACCGAAAACTTGCAACCACCACCTACAACCACCCCTTCCACGAGTTTCCATCCAAATCAGGCCAAAGTGACCAGAAAAACTTTTGGGGGAAAAAACCTTGATTTTTCCTTCctttcactttcttttcttttaacaaaaaaaccaaagaatgcaaaaaggtaaaaattcttatctttccctttcttttccttaggaaaaaaaaaaactcaagaataaaGCATTAGGAATAGGAAAAATaatctgtgtgtgtatgtaacttatCGAACAATGAAGTGTCAACAGCTATCAAAGAAGCTGGTTAAGTCTTTCGACGTCTACGAGGTTTGGGTGTCGCCCTGGTAAGCCAATGTAGTGACGGATGTTGTTAATCTAGAAAGTTTTCGCCTTCCTTTTGTGTTTCATCGGTGTACATgctaattataattaatttcttCAATCGAATAGAGGAGACTCAATAAGTATTTCGCAACTAGTCATTCAGAATTTATGTGATCCAACAAGGTTGTTGTTTGCTTGGATTGGTCTTAAGGACTCTCGAGAATTCGTTCTATCTTTCGCATTCCTCGATATAAGAAGTATTATGTTAATAAGAAtattttatgtgtattttaaaaagaaattgaacTTTAAAATGAATTATATTTGGACAATGTTGATGTGTTAATGAGAAATTTAAGATGTCCTAAACGGTTATTGTCGTCGGGCGCAGCTGGGATCACGAGGTCGTAATCCGTTCTAAGTGGGtgagagttgtaacaccccaaaattTATAAaggtaaaataaacaaatttatattagAGTTTTGCcattaaaataataatctattaataaaaattgagTTACGGTATCAAACTAGTTGAAACTTTAGTGGGTAGCGGGTATAATACCCCTTTTTATTTGTAGAAAACATGGTAGGAGGATATTAACCTCGTGATTATTCATTTCAACTTTCTTCACCTAGTTTCTTCCTCCCTTTCTCTTATTCCATTCTTTAAAAATCTCAAATTCAAGAATTCATGTATCTTTAAAATGGATTAATCTCTCAAataataagtaaattatataataataataataatctccatTATGTCTAGTGATCAAGTTGGGAGTTTTTGTGGGTATGTATGTGGGTGAcaaaaattagaagaaaaaggaagaaattTGTGACTCCAATTCTTAATTCTAACCCTTTTTATCAAGGTAAAGATTTCTTTAACCTAGTTTGATTATTCCCTtcccctgtatatatatatatatatatataggattataGGCCTTCTGACTTTATACGTGGATGTGTATTAATATGcagtttctttttgttttagcCTTAACAACCTAAATATCACAAgaattaatttcaaaaataattggATGAGAAGGAAATTGAAGAAATAGGAATTTGATGATCTGTGAAAGAAAGGTGAAAAtaacaaggaaagaaaaactgaattGATTTTGCTGAAGTCGTAAGAAGTAAGAAAGAGAATCCTGCAATTAACtcgtaattttattttcaacatgTCATAAGTAATCCATGTATAGTCTAAATCTAGTTAATTGACTATATTACTTCGACTTAACCATCGTTATTTTTCACATCTGTTATGAACGGTAATTAAGCttctaatcttttttttttattgtttttattaattataatatttgactattattgttattattcgACCATATTAACTTGATATAAGCCATCGTTAGTTTTTCACATTTGTTATGAATGGTAATTAAGctgctaattttttttttggttattattattattattattattattattattattattattattattatattattattattattattattattattattattctatatattaaaagaagcTTTTACATAAAGTTGGATGGGAGTCTAGACACAAGTTGTGCTCCCACCTTTCCTGAATGCAAAAACATAATTTATGAAAGATAAAAGTACCACTCCTAACATTATTTGAGTGACTACTAAAAATAGACTTAATACGTGAAAGTGTGTCTAAAGCATCCTTATCAAATTCTCCGAAAGTGGAGAAAGCGAATGGTATGAATCTGTATCCGTTTTCCTCACATTTGGACGCATActtcctctttttcttctccACAACATTGTGCAAGGCTACCCCGGGTGCAAAAGAAGTCGCCCCTATACCAGTAAAAGGAGAAATGCATGTCACATCCAGACATGCGTCTTTACCTTGTAcccaattaaataataaaaggtttGCCGGACGTATATCCTTCCCCACTTCTAATAGAAAACCCAGTGGAGCCTCCTTGCGCACCATAATCCCCGCCTTAGAACATATGTCAACAAGGATATCGCACACCAAATTATGCCTGAACCCATTGGAGCCTCTTTGCGCACTAGATTAGTTTTAATTTGaggtaaaagaaaaatattatccTGGgttttatattagatgaaagCTATGAATTTTTTGTTGTTGCCGAAAGCTAATGATAGTTGAATGAAAAACTATGAATTTTTTTTGCTGTCATGTTGTTGGTGATGAAGCTGATGGGTTTGAGATTTTTTAAAGGTAATGTTTATAAGAGAAATAAATGGTGGATCTGGaaacgaaaaagaaaaagaaggaaatgaaaaagagaaagaagaagaggacgTTTTTAATGTTACAAGGACAAAGATACCCACATGTGCAATACACATGAGGAAGATAATGGAGTGCAACAAACGTCCGTTAGATTGAGGGGTGCCTAATGAAGCAAAAAGTCACCACAGGGTGatgtaataattaaaaaaagtacgGAGGCGAAAATTAATAATATGGCAAACCGTAGGGTGACGTAATAAAATTTTCTATATGTTATAAGTTTTGTTTCTACAACCCCCTGATATGATGATACAAGATATTACTCTGAAAGCAATCTTCTAATTGTTTGCGTATAATTCGAACATTGTCAATTTATTGTTGTCCGATTATCTTTATTAATCAAAGGATTCGCATCACATACTTTTATAATAGTCTCATCaaataaatatctaaaatattgaaatataaatattattattattagtcaatatgtatataatatttgataaatgttatataaattgGTTGAGTTTAGATATAAGTTTATCGAGTATAAATTAAATCAAGGGATAAGTACctgaaaatgtaataaactattcataaatgtttatgttgtgtaatgacCTATTTggttgtttattgtatgtaatgaactttaaaatcctgattattggatgtaccccaccaatcaaaaacttacaattgACAGCTTATATGAATGCCACATATAACCAAGTATATTCAATAACcaagatttaaaacttgattacatataataaacaatcgAGTATTTCATTACAATACATTCGTGAATAGTTAACACATTCCCAGCCTCCCGTGTACTTATCCCttaaatcaaatataataaaaaaaattattttaggaTGAGCCTAAATcacataaacaataaaaaatattatttacttcaagttaaaaaacaaaagacttATTTAAAATGATACGAAGCGATCAGAATGAGCCTACCCAACACACCGAATTTTAGGATCCCATGCCACGATCCTTGGGGGGAGCGATCCTAGTTCGAGGTGACTAAAAATTCCCAAACCTTGTTAGTGTAAACCATGCATAGTGCCTTTGCCCATTACAATTCCTCAAAATCCAGATATCTCAAGCCCTGAGTAGAAGTCGTTGTGAAAGAattaatgatgaagaagaaggtaTTGTATTCTTATTCTCTTAGAAAATTTCATATCGAAGAACTTCAtctatgttttataaaaaacaacCTACCTACAAGTTGtagattaatttattatttttgaatatttatacAACTACGGTATTACACCTCTATCTCCCAGTCTCCAAtccaaaaccgatcaaaaacaaaaccaaattcaatCCCCAAAATCAACCCCCAAATTCATTCAGTAGGTTAAATGGTTAATCGATCGATCAGTAGCTTTACAATACATTAAATCGATCGATCAGCAGGTTATCAATTGGACAGCAGTTTTGGACTTCTGGCTACTGTTAAACAATAAACACTCTGTTCTGTTCCTGGTACCTGTTTTTGGTTCTGTTCTGTTTCGTTTTTGGCTAATGTTTCTGGTAACTGTTTCTGCTTCGTTTTTGGCTAATGTTCTGTTCTGTTTGAATTCTGTTTGAATTCTGGTTAATTCTGGTTCTGTTTGGCTAATGTTTCGTTTGAATTTTGGTAATGTGGAATTTCGGTTAACTGGTCAGTTAATCAGAAGCAGTTAACCGGTTATTTAAAACCGAAATCGGTTCCACCAGTTAGAACATCCATACACagtaaccggttattaaccggtaccggttaatttaaaaaaaaaaaaaaaaccaaatacagttaataaaataattaaccgAAACCGGTTAACTAGTTTTTACACCTCTACCTACAAccacatattcacttttctctattattattattattattattattattattattattaattaactagATTTTTATCCCGCGTAAAACGCGGGTAAGTTTACAAAAATCGGTTTttagtaattaatataaaataaaaaatgtgaaaaatagtACTCTCTTAGATAGAAAGCGATTAATGAGACCTAATACTTATATAATTACTATCTTAATCAAAAAATTTGCAAGAAGTTCTGAAATTGTGATCTGTTTTGACAAACCTATAGTATTTTTGAAACTTGAAGATGATTATAATCATTATCTCTTTTTTGCACAAACTTCTGCTAGTAAATCTTTTTGAC includes the following:
- the LOC122589997 gene encoding uncharacterized protein LOC122589997, whose product is MADIFELQQVAFIAADNGKHLVTCSSLFVHLTMNLSPLASKLPSCYLPFLKILEKLGVEDMLLISSAMNILSSLQKAGHDYRLNPNELHAVIELLHFLCNENTKQQISEKCNRELKLVVPDTGCRLVYHDTCVYVDPYGSRYVKFIESSKLRFVHHSVSERLCLAFGIRKLSDVVVEELDQAEHLQTLDVIGSTSLAAVKMKLLNRSFQVAVSSVLKSIPISTSGFKTPDFLALQRSLESVAQRLKFVRCINIRYWLLPEPLDITLASKESLIPEWKTGRSQQAFYYVDRSKTCILIAKPPSYVSVPDLVALVVSQVLGSPVPLPIGSLFLCPRGSDTVLLDILKLSSDERVMDGVGYGSGFLGRDILLRDAKKKQIYPQSPYYQGEIVAWQSQSGEKLKYGRISEDVRPLAGQALYSINVETFPGKTETIMSSHVFPFQTFSVGKDYPTYVRPGDSMHVEHRVESQRVASKNQKHTIKGFEHGGVPAEEFVQAFKEMLSGGRINMDPKRQCLLQTVLSLQEQLKTSQAALVLEQEKSEFSTKEADSAKVALLCLICLTNEIGITMVPCGHLLCHSCSSAVSSCPICGVQLSTTMKIYLP